From Thermococcus sp.:
ACTTCCTGTCAATCTCCTCGAAGTCTATCGGCGTTTCCAGGCCGAGGAACCTCGCTACGGCCTCTACAGCTCTCCTCGTCGTCATCTCGTAAACCCTGGGCACGATGTCCTTCCCGTGGATTGGGATTCTAAAGCCTTTGTCATAGGCCCACACCTTTACCTGCTCCTCAACGACAGGCTCAAGCTCCTCAACTATGAGAACCCTCTCAAGCCCATCGAAGAACTTCTCAAGCAGGCCGTAGGGAACCGGGTAAGGCGTTCCAAGCTTGAGCAACTTGACGTTCTCAACTCCGAGCCATGCTAAAGCCTCCTTCACGTAGGCGTAGCTGAGGCCCGGAGCGATTATACCGACCTTTGCGTTCTCATCGCCTTCAATCCAGTTGAATGGGCTCTCGTTAAACTCCTCGCGGAACTTTTCCACCGTTTCGAGCAACCAGGGGTGCTTCTTCCTCTGGAATGCCGGTATGTCAACGTACCTCTCGGGGTTCTTCTTGAAGTTCCCGAACTTTCTCTTGGCTTTTCTTATCTCCTCGGGCAGTTTCCCAAGAACGACGTCGCCACGCATGTGGGAGCTCCTCGTCGTCGTTCTGAGTATCACCATCTGGCCGTACTTCTCGCTCACCTCGAAGGCGTACTTCACCATGTCCTTCGCTTCCTGAACGCTCGAAGGCTCCAAAACTGGAATCCCGGCGTTCTTGGCTATCGCCCTCGTGTCCTGCTCGTTCTGGCTGCTCCACATGCTCGGGTCATCTGCCACCATAACTATCAGCCCGCCGTCAACGCCCATGTAGCTTGCCGTCATGAAGCTGTCCATGGCGACGTTTAGGCCAACGTGCTTCATTGCCGTCATTGCTCTAAGGCCACTCCAGGCAGCCGCTAAGGCAGTCTCAAAGGCAACCTTCTCGTTGGTTGAGTACTCCATGTAGACACCGGCCTTCTTTGCAACTGCCGCCATTGTGTCGGTAAGTTCAGAACTCGGCGTTCCGGGATACGCTGCAAAAACCGCTATGTTACCCTCCAAAGCTCCCCTTGCTATCGCATGGTTTCCGAGGAGGAGAACCCTCTCCCCGGGCTTGTCCCACAACACTATGTCGGTAACCTTCGCCATCCAAACACCTCCGATACTGAGTGATGAAAAAATGAAAGTCAGTCTTCCTCCAAAACTCCAGCGTTCTTCGCCTGCTGGACGAGGGCGTAGGCTCCAGCTGCCACATCCTCGGGCCTCTCGTAGCTCGGAATTCCGTTCTTCTCAAGCAGTTCCTTGGCCTTCTCACTCACGTAGCCGGCCATGAAGAGGCCGAGAACGGGCTTCCCGTTGTTTACCTCCTTAATAGCTTTGATTACTCCCTCTGCGTGCTCCGTCGGCGTCATTCCCGCGAAGGTCGGGACGACGCATATCGCTATGAGCATGTCAACGTTCCTATCCTGAAGAAGGGTCTTTGCCGTCCTGTAGTAGTCCTCCCCTCTAGCGGAGGCTATCATGTCAACCGGGTTCTTTACAGCGGCCATCGGCGGGAGGAAGGAGCGCAGTTCTTCTATCGTCTTTTCCTCAAGGTTTGCCAGCTTCAGCCCGCGCTTGTCTATCTCATCCGCCGTCAAAACTCCCGGACCGCCTGCGTTCGTCATTATCGCGACGCGCTTTCCTCTGGGCAGTGGCTGGGTGAAGGCCCTCGCCATGCTGAGCATGTCGTCTATGGTCTCCGCTATGAGAACGCCACTCTGCTTGAAAGCAGCTTC
This genomic window contains:
- the iorA gene encoding indolepyruvate ferredoxin oxidoreductase subunit alpha; this translates as MAKVTDIVLWDKPGERVLLLGNHAIARGALEGNIAVFAAYPGTPSSELTDTMAAVAKKAGVYMEYSTNEKVAFETALAAAWSGLRAMTAMKHVGLNVAMDSFMTASYMGVDGGLIVMVADDPSMWSSQNEQDTRAIAKNAGIPVLEPSSVQEAKDMVKYAFEVSEKYGQMVILRTTTRSSHMRGDVVLGKLPEEIRKAKRKFGNFKKNPERYVDIPAFQRKKHPWLLETVEKFREEFNESPFNWIEGDENAKVGIIAPGLSYAYVKEALAWLGVENVKLLKLGTPYPVPYGLLEKFFDGLERVLIVEELEPVVEEQVKVWAYDKGFRIPIHGKDIVPRVYEMTTRRAVEAVARFLGLETPIDFEEIDRKYEKVSKIVPPRPPSLCPACPHRNTFYAIRRAASPRAIFPSDIGCYTLGVLPPLKTVDTTIAMGGSIGMAHGLDVALNGVPGEEERKTGKEKKIIVATIGDSTFFHTGLPALANAIYNRSNVVIVVLDNLVTAMTGDQPNPGTGDTPHGPGKRILIEEVAKAMGADFVKVVDPYDIKATEKAIKEALAVEGVSVVVARQPCALYRIGQMRRAGEKWPIYHVIEDKCTGCKICINAYGCPAIYWDAEAKKAKIDPTMCWGCGGCAQVCPFGAFEPMEEGE